A stretch of Bacillus pseudomycoides DNA encodes these proteins:
- the lsrK gene encoding autoinducer-2 kinase: MSSLLAYDAGTGSIRAVLFDLQGNQLAVSQKEWVHKPDSRYPGSMNFDVIENWKLVQECTKDVLQKSNISPSSIKGISATSMREGFVLYDKSWQEIWACANVDGRASSEVSQLKQIRSHLEEDLYMKSGQTFALGALPRLLWIQKHQPDIYDKIHSFTMLNDWILYKLCGVLQIDPSNGCTSGIFDLENRTWDNSIAEQCGLTLSFSPNVNEAGTVIGSVTKQSAELTGLEVGTPVVAGGGDAQMASLGSGVVHPEQTFICGGSFWQQEVNITSPKTDSNARIRVNCHAIPTLWQYETIAFFPGLVMRWFRDGFCQEEKRIADELDVDAYELLEEQAKQVPVGSYGIIPVFSNTMNYISWRHAAPSFINLSLNADKCGKKELFRALEENAAFVTLGNLKLIQSLTGKFPSEVIFAGGAAKGTLWPQIVADVLGIPVKVPVVKEAAALGTAIAAGIGAGIYDSMEDTAQKFVKWENIYKPNAENHKLYQQFYQKWKSVYEKQLSLADAGFTSHMWIAPGAL, translated from the coding sequence ATGTCTTCTCTATTAGCTTATGACGCGGGTACTGGTAGTATCAGGGCCGTCCTTTTCGATTTACAAGGAAATCAGCTTGCTGTGAGTCAAAAAGAGTGGGTTCATAAACCCGACTCTCGTTATCCTGGTTCTATGAATTTTGATGTGATAGAGAATTGGAAACTCGTTCAAGAATGCACAAAAGATGTACTTCAAAAAAGCAACATATCCCCTTCTTCCATTAAAGGGATTAGTGCAACAAGTATGCGCGAAGGATTTGTTTTATATGATAAAAGTTGGCAAGAAATATGGGCATGCGCGAACGTTGATGGCCGTGCTTCTTCTGAAGTAAGTCAATTAAAACAGATTCGCTCCCATCTTGAAGAAGATTTATATATGAAATCAGGGCAAACTTTTGCACTTGGCGCTCTGCCTAGGCTACTTTGGATTCAAAAACATCAACCTGATATATATGATAAAATCCATTCCTTTACAATGTTAAACGATTGGATTTTATATAAATTGTGCGGGGTATTACAAATAGACCCTTCAAACGGATGTACGTCTGGTATTTTTGATTTAGAAAATAGAACTTGGGATAATTCGATTGCTGAGCAATGTGGTCTAACTCTATCATTTTCTCCAAATGTAAATGAGGCTGGTACAGTCATTGGTAGTGTCACAAAACAAAGTGCAGAGCTGACAGGGTTAGAAGTAGGAACACCGGTAGTTGCTGGGGGCGGAGATGCCCAGATGGCTTCACTCGGTTCGGGAGTCGTACATCCTGAACAAACATTTATTTGCGGAGGGAGCTTTTGGCAACAAGAAGTAAATATAACAAGTCCAAAAACAGATTCAAATGCTCGTATTCGCGTCAATTGCCACGCTATCCCTACACTTTGGCAATATGAAACAATCGCTTTTTTCCCTGGACTTGTAATGAGATGGTTTCGAGATGGTTTCTGTCAGGAAGAAAAACGAATTGCCGATGAACTTGATGTGGATGCTTACGAATTACTAGAAGAACAAGCAAAACAAGTGCCTGTAGGATCTTACGGTATTATTCCTGTCTTTTCAAATACAATGAATTATATTTCTTGGCGCCATGCCGCACCTTCTTTCATCAACTTAAGCTTAAACGCTGATAAATGTGGAAAGAAAGAACTGTTTCGCGCCCTCGAAGAGAATGCTGCATTTGTAACACTCGGAAATTTAAAGTTAATACAATCATTAACAGGAAAGTTCCCTTCTGAAGTGATATTTGCAGGCGGTGCTGCAAAAGGAACACTATGGCCGCAAATTGTTGCAGATGTTCTCGGAATTCCTGTCAAAGTACCAGTTGTAAAAGAAGCTGCTGCTTTAGGAACAGCAATCGCCGCTGGAATTGGCGCTGGAATATATGACTCTATGGAAGATACAGCTCAAAAATTTGTTAAATGGGAAAACATATATAAACCAAATGCTGAAAATCATAAACTATACCAACAATTCTATCAAAAATGGAAATCAGTCTATGAGAAACAACTTTCACTAGCAGATGCAGGATTCACATCACATATGTGGATTGCACCAGGTGCACTATAA
- a CDS encoding penicillin-binding protein 2, with the protein MKKQTGKKQKTSISIRLNILFFCVFILFSAIIVQLGKVQIVDGETYKNQVEKNENATTSIPVPRGKIYDREGKPVVDNRALRTITYTRLKGVSSEDILKTAKDIANILEISEEEINKLTEVDKKDFWMQLNKKRAKAKITKQDEEEFREKGIEGKELDKRIEELRRKRITEEELAELTPQDLQVLVIKSKMSSGYQMTPQIIKKDVTEQEYTRISENLAKFPGIDATVDWERNYVNGDLFRSVLGNITSAEEGLPKEHLDSYLVRGYNRNDRVGKSYIEQRYEDVLHGTKKEVRNNIDKAGNVIQTDTVSKGKSGNNLTLTIDMELQKKVEESIEKNLKAFKSSESLLDRAFVVMMDPKTGQLLSMAGKRLVEKDGKAEVEDFALGNMVTSYELGSAVKGATLLTGYQTGAIQPGVQFYDTPMKFKGSRVKKSWNVSGFGNINDLRALQVSSNVYMFHTALKIAGVNYVPNSSLDIKQAAFDTMRYYFKQFGLGVPTGINLPNEITGQTRQKDSQPGFLLDFSIGQYDTYTPLQLAQYISTIANDGYRMQPQIVQEIREQTTKKEEIGKVVQSIEPVVLNRVDVKSEYIDRVKEGFRWVFQEGDGTGVKYFQKASYKPAGKTGTAQTVYGGDSKIGRNEKGERIECYNLTLVGYAPYDNPEIAFSVVVPWVHNDKSGINSLIGKDILDIYFDLKKQRMNGETTNIVNPNQ; encoded by the coding sequence ATGAAAAAGCAAACAGGAAAGAAGCAGAAGACATCGATATCTATCCGATTAAACATCCTTTTTTTCTGCGTATTTATACTATTTTCAGCTATTATTGTTCAGCTAGGAAAAGTACAAATTGTTGATGGAGAGACTTATAAAAATCAAGTGGAAAAAAATGAAAATGCAACAACGAGTATACCAGTTCCCCGCGGGAAAATTTATGATCGAGAAGGGAAACCGGTTGTTGATAATAGAGCACTTCGTACGATTACGTATACAAGATTGAAGGGTGTAAGCTCTGAAGACATTTTAAAAACTGCAAAAGATATTGCAAATATACTTGAAATATCAGAAGAAGAAATAAATAAATTAACGGAAGTAGATAAAAAAGATTTTTGGATGCAATTAAATAAGAAGCGTGCTAAAGCAAAGATCACGAAGCAAGACGAGGAAGAATTTAGAGAAAAGGGTATAGAAGGGAAAGAGTTAGACAAGAGAATCGAAGAGTTAAGACGAAAGCGCATTACAGAAGAAGAATTAGCAGAGCTCACGCCACAAGACTTACAAGTGTTAGTTATTAAAAGTAAAATGAGTTCTGGTTATCAAATGACACCACAAATTATAAAAAAGGACGTGACAGAGCAAGAGTATACGAGGATAAGTGAAAATTTAGCAAAATTCCCAGGGATAGATGCGACAGTTGATTGGGAACGAAACTATGTAAATGGTGATTTATTCCGTTCGGTATTAGGGAATATAACAAGTGCTGAAGAAGGGTTGCCAAAAGAACACTTAGATTCTTATTTGGTCCGCGGATATAATCGGAACGATCGCGTGGGGAAAAGTTATATTGAACAGCGATATGAAGATGTATTACATGGAACAAAAAAAGAAGTTAGAAATAATATTGATAAAGCAGGAAATGTTATTCAAACGGACACGGTCTCTAAAGGAAAAAGTGGTAACAATTTAACTTTAACAATTGATATGGAGTTACAAAAGAAAGTAGAAGAAAGTATAGAAAAAAATTTAAAAGCTTTTAAGAGTTCAGAATCATTACTGGATCGTGCTTTTGTTGTCATGATGGATCCGAAAACCGGACAACTATTATCTATGGCTGGTAAGAGATTGGTAGAAAAAGATGGGAAAGCAGAAGTAGAAGATTTTGCATTAGGCAACATGGTAACTTCTTATGAGCTAGGATCAGCTGTAAAAGGTGCTACTTTATTAACTGGATACCAAACCGGAGCTATACAACCAGGGGTTCAATTTTATGACACACCTATGAAGTTTAAAGGTTCGAGAGTTAAAAAATCATGGAATGTATCCGGATTTGGAAATATTAATGATTTAAGGGCTTTACAAGTATCATCAAATGTATACATGTTTCATACCGCGTTAAAAATAGCTGGAGTGAATTATGTGCCAAATAGTTCATTGGATATTAAACAAGCAGCATTTGACACAATGCGTTATTATTTTAAACAATTTGGTTTAGGCGTCCCAACAGGAATTAATTTACCGAATGAAATAACTGGACAAACAAGACAAAAAGATAGCCAACCTGGATTTTTATTAGATTTTTCTATTGGACAGTATGATACGTATACACCACTACAATTGGCACAATATATTTCAACCATTGCAAATGATGGATACCGAATGCAACCTCAAATTGTCCAAGAGATTCGAGAACAAACAACAAAAAAAGAAGAAATTGGAAAAGTTGTACAATCTATAGAACCTGTTGTGTTAAATCGAGTGGATGTGAAATCGGAATATATTGATCGAGTAAAAGAAGGATTTAGATGGGTATTTCAAGAAGGCGATGGAACTGGTGTGAAATATTTCCAAAAGGCTTCATATAAACCAGCTGGAAAAACAGGAACAGCTCAGACAGTATATGGAGGAGATAGTAAAATTGGAAGGAATGAGAAGGGAGAACGTATTGAGTGTTACAATTTAACATTAGTTGGATATGCTCCATATGATAATCCAGAAATAGCATTTTCTGTAGTAGTACCTTGGGTTCACAATGATAAAAGTGGTATTAATTCATTAATTGGAAAGGATATATTAGATATATACTTTGACTTGAAAAAGCAACGTATGAATGGTGAAACTACTAATATAGTGAATCCTAATCAATAA
- a CDS encoding helix-turn-helix transcriptional regulator produces the protein MEVLHVTSRKRETYDVQVKYSMLFECVLGIAAVTHNRLIDTLEKSPSEWGEIRQSLSVEMLEHLHFVEKHNTWKALLQLLYQEDFMNLSEFIQYINSLSEEELKYICIPFVGYTYQEKRQKAANGEREAVQELQEITSSNPFFPAYIDFICKADIKMLKEHFIAVMTGWYEAVIEPEVEKLSRILKQDYETKRQMNEKMQPEEFVEWATGGVTYFPEPSVHHVLLIPQYTYRPWNIEADIEDTKIFHYPIANESIHPEDPYEPSYFLVHKHKALGDEARLRIVKLLFEKDRTLQEITEQLNLGKSTIHHHLKILRSAKLVDIQDAKYILKKKALEAISKELEFYLNR, from the coding sequence ATGGAAGTCTTACATGTAACAAGTAGAAAAAGGGAAACATATGACGTTCAAGTAAAGTATTCGATGCTTTTCGAATGCGTTCTCGGAATTGCAGCTGTTACTCATAATAGGCTCATTGATACGTTAGAAAAATCTCCAAGTGAATGGGGAGAAATTAGACAATCATTATCAGTGGAAATGCTAGAACATTTACATTTTGTGGAGAAACATAACACGTGGAAAGCGTTGTTACAGCTATTATATCAAGAGGATTTTATGAATTTATCTGAGTTTATTCAATATATTAACTCGCTATCAGAGGAGGAACTAAAGTATATATGCATCCCATTTGTCGGATATACATATCAAGAAAAAAGACAGAAGGCAGCAAATGGAGAGAGGGAAGCAGTTCAAGAATTACAAGAGATAACAAGTAGCAATCCATTTTTCCCTGCTTATATTGATTTCATCTGTAAAGCGGATATAAAAATGCTTAAAGAGCATTTCATTGCAGTGATGACAGGTTGGTATGAGGCTGTTATTGAACCTGAAGTAGAAAAGCTGTCACGCATACTAAAACAAGACTATGAAACGAAACGTCAAATGAATGAAAAGATGCAGCCTGAAGAGTTTGTTGAATGGGCAACAGGCGGTGTTACATATTTTCCAGAGCCAAGTGTACATCATGTTCTTCTTATCCCGCAATATACGTACCGCCCTTGGAATATCGAAGCAGATATAGAAGATACAAAAATATTTCATTATCCAATCGCAAATGAAAGTATACATCCAGAAGATCCATATGAGCCAAGTTATTTTTTAGTTCATAAACATAAGGCTTTGGGGGATGAAGCAAGGTTGAGAATTGTAAAATTGTTATTTGAAAAAGATCGTACATTACAAGAGATAACGGAACAATTAAACCTTGGAAAATCGACCATTCATCATCATTTGAAAATTTTAAGGTCAGCGAAGTTAGTTGATATTCAAGATGCAAAGTATATTTTGAAAAAGAAAGCATTAGAGGCTATTTCAAAAGAGTTAGAATTCTATTTAAATCGTTAA
- the lsrF gene encoding 3-hydroxy-5-phosphonooxypentane-2,4-dione thiolase, translating into MTWGFKNRLNTILPDGKAVMLAIDHGYFLGPIHGLEQPLETVKNLLPYTDSLFLTRGVLNSCIPEDCKTPMVLRVSGGATVVGKDLANETIVTPIKETLRQNVVGVGVSVFVGSEYETQTVTNLANVVSEAHDYGLPVLGITAVAKELQKREARFLALASRVCVEMGADIIKTYYCEEFEKITSTCPAPVVIAGGPKLDSIEDALIITYQALQEGAIGVDMGRNIWQSEHPAAMIQAIHGIVKNGLNVKEGLELYDEVKNEIG; encoded by the coding sequence ATGACTTGGGGATTTAAAAATCGATTAAACACGATTCTGCCTGATGGAAAAGCAGTTATGTTAGCAATTGATCACGGTTACTTTTTAGGACCGATTCATGGATTAGAGCAACCATTAGAAACGGTAAAAAACTTACTTCCCTATACAGATTCTCTCTTTTTAACAAGGGGCGTACTCAATTCCTGCATTCCTGAAGACTGCAAAACACCAATGGTTTTACGTGTTTCAGGTGGAGCAACTGTCGTGGGTAAAGATTTAGCAAACGAGACCATTGTTACACCAATTAAAGAAACACTGCGGCAAAATGTAGTCGGAGTTGGTGTATCTGTTTTTGTCGGTTCAGAATATGAAACACAAACTGTTACCAATCTAGCAAACGTAGTTTCCGAGGCTCATGATTATGGTTTACCTGTTCTCGGTATTACGGCCGTTGCAAAGGAACTTCAAAAACGAGAAGCTCGCTTTTTAGCACTTGCATCACGTGTATGTGTGGAAATGGGTGCTGATATTATTAAAACGTATTACTGCGAAGAGTTTGAAAAAATTACGAGCACATGCCCTGCCCCAGTCGTCATTGCAGGAGGACCAAAATTAGATTCGATCGAAGACGCTTTAATAATTACATACCAAGCATTGCAAGAAGGTGCCATTGGAGTTGATATGGGACGAAACATTTGGCAGTCTGAACATCCAGCTGCGATGATTCAAGCGATACATGGTATTGTTAAAAATGGATTAAATGTGAAAGAAGGGCTAGAGTTGTATGATGAGGTGAAAAATGAAATCGGATGA
- a CDS encoding SH3 domain-containing protein, which yields MNNDRKPDWYKELKSGPMKHPQDEEEFIYKIKQSIYQNSEEGFPKIRRPFRIRTFTVAAVLVFTAVLFNFQQFWLGKNEPPVQSSTQIEVKMKDESNQDQSLKQFMDELNQNTSLKNKNDLYRVLDEEFVFKGEQYSKNEWKFDDDIFHDLQVALAMGGEFVNDTKTLYKIPSGLAESNQTKQERYLYATVVGEETKILTQPKHDSRVLYRVSNETVKAWIPEKVKNDGYIKITTMNGYTGYVKEDHVSIDIQYSFIFEKQNDGMWKIKGIDSIW from the coding sequence ATGAATAATGATAGAAAGCCGGATTGGTATAAAGAATTAAAAAGTGGGCCGATGAAACACCCTCAAGACGAAGAGGAATTTATTTATAAAATAAAACAATCTATATACCAAAATAGTGAGGAAGGTTTCCCTAAAATTAGAAGACCATTTCGTATAAGGACATTCACTGTTGCAGCTGTTCTAGTTTTTACGGCTGTGCTGTTTAACTTTCAACAATTCTGGCTTGGAAAAAATGAACCGCCTGTGCAAAGTAGCACTCAAATTGAAGTTAAGATGAAAGATGAATCTAATCAAGATCAATCACTAAAACAATTTATGGATGAATTAAATCAAAACACAAGCTTAAAAAATAAGAACGATTTATATAGAGTATTGGATGAAGAATTTGTTTTTAAAGGAGAACAGTATAGTAAAAATGAATGGAAGTTTGATGATGATATTTTTCATGATTTACAAGTAGCTCTTGCAATGGGGGGAGAATTTGTGAATGATACGAAAACATTATATAAAATACCTAGTGGATTGGCAGAAAGTAACCAAACGAAGCAGGAACGTTATTTATATGCTACTGTTGTTGGAGAAGAAACAAAAATTTTAACTCAACCAAAACATGATTCACGCGTTTTATATCGGGTATCTAACGAAACTGTAAAAGCATGGATTCCGGAGAAAGTGAAGAATGATGGATATATAAAAATAACTACAATGAATGGTTATACTGGCTACGTAAAAGAAGACCATGTATCAATAGATATCCAGTATTCTTTTATCTTTGAAAAACAAAATGATGGTATGTGGAAAATAAAGGGTATAGATTCTATATGGTAA
- the bla gene encoding subclass B1 metallo-beta-lactamase has translation MKKKMILKVGLCASILGVSQFASSIFPVQAAEKIEQIKNKDQEEDVSISQLHPKVWLHTSIGVVNGTRIPANGLILETSKGLVLIDTPWNDALTEQLLQILKKQFPTKEVTEAIVTHAHDDRIGGIKTLTKKGVNVHSTALTADLAEKQGFDKPLGDLKKRDNMRFGDINVETFYPGKGHTQDNITVWLPKYKILFGGCLIKSLDTQEIVQTPGSYVSNWSKAIKKVEKKYSDINIIVPGHGDPGDSRLFTHTLNLLKNNEN, from the coding sequence ATGAAAAAGAAAATGATATTAAAAGTAGGTCTATGCGCAAGTATATTAGGGGTTAGCCAATTTGCCAGTTCAATATTTCCAGTACAGGCTGCCGAAAAAATAGAGCAAATAAAAAATAAAGATCAAGAGGAAGATGTATCCATATCACAGTTGCATCCAAAAGTATGGCTGCATACAAGCATTGGAGTGGTCAATGGAACGCGTATTCCTGCAAATGGTTTAATTCTTGAAACATCTAAAGGACTAGTACTGATTGATACACCTTGGAATGATGCTCTTACAGAACAACTGCTTCAAATACTAAAAAAGCAATTTCCTACAAAAGAGGTTACAGAAGCAATTGTGACACATGCTCATGACGATCGTATAGGAGGAATTAAAACGCTGACTAAAAAAGGCGTCAACGTACACAGTACGGCTTTAACTGCTGATTTAGCAGAGAAACAAGGATTTGATAAGCCTCTTGGAGACTTGAAGAAACGTGATAATATGCGATTTGGTGATATAAACGTGGAAACATTTTATCCAGGAAAAGGACATACACAAGATAACATAACAGTATGGTTACCAAAGTATAAAATCCTATTTGGAGGATGTTTAATAAAATCACTAGATACGCAAGAGATTGTACAAACTCCAGGTTCATATGTATCTAATTGGTCAAAGGCAATTAAAAAAGTAGAAAAGAAATACAGCGATATAAATATTATTGTACCAGGACATGGAGATCCCGGAGATAGTCGTTTATTTACTCATACGTTGAACTTGTTAAAAAATAATGAAAATTAA
- a CDS encoding alpha/beta family hydrolase: protein MKGKKKEIQTNDKAISYTHIETGSKTICFMFSGSGYNYDKPLFYYSTMLMLQNKIDIVHIHYSYDEQTMKKTIEEITKIMMDDINPVILDVLKNGQYNNSIFLGKSLGTIPIANDLMKRDEFLKSKMILFTPLINFDSIFDSILNIHHEGLLVIGDKDHYYNANQIDQLSKSNVTIDVIQNANHSLNVGEFETTNSILALSRVMEKLQETVRTNS, encoded by the coding sequence ATGAAAGGAAAGAAAAAGGAGATACAAACAAACGACAAGGCGATTAGTTATACACATATAGAAACGGGTTCCAAAACGATTTGCTTTATGTTTTCAGGTTCAGGTTACAATTACGATAAACCCTTGTTTTATTATTCGACGATGTTAATGCTCCAAAATAAAATTGATATTGTCCATATCCATTACTCCTATGATGAGCAAACAATGAAAAAAACGATTGAAGAAATAACCAAAATAATGATGGATGATATTAATCCTGTGATTTTGGATGTTTTAAAAAATGGGCAATACAACAATTCGATTTTTTTAGGAAAATCACTCGGAACAATTCCAATTGCGAATGACTTAATGAAGAGAGATGAATTCTTAAAGTCAAAAATGATTTTATTCACCCCTCTAATAAATTTTGATTCGATTTTTGACTCAATCTTGAATATTCATCATGAAGGGCTTTTAGTTATCGGGGATAAAGACCATTATTACAATGCAAATCAAATTGATCAATTAAGTAAATCGAATGTAACGATTGATGTTATCCAAAATGCAAACCATTCCTTAAATGTTGGAGAATTTGAAACAACCAATTCAATTTTAGCTTTATCAAGGGTAATGGAAAAACTCCAAGAAACCGTTAGGACAAATTCGTGA
- a CDS encoding cupin domain-containing protein, producing the protein MLKVNEKDFSYRFGNHGPKYLVKGPNIDLGVVVIQPGQEFQNHYHTTCEEIFYALEGEIDFYIDNERVPVKQGDVLQVRPHESHYLINRSDQVFKAVFIKSPHLQEKDTVQTENPKLTKE; encoded by the coding sequence ATGCTCAAAGTAAATGAAAAGGATTTCTCCTATCGCTTTGGTAACCATGGTCCCAAGTATTTAGTGAAAGGTCCTAATATTGACCTTGGTGTTGTAGTCATTCAACCGGGCCAAGAGTTTCAAAATCACTATCATACTACATGTGAAGAAATTTTTTATGCTCTAGAAGGTGAAATTGATTTCTATATTGATAATGAAAGAGTCCCTGTAAAACAAGGTGACGTCTTGCAAGTTCGTCCTCACGAATCTCACTATCTCATTAACCGCTCAGACCAAGTTTTTAAAGCTGTTTTTATTAAATCACCACATTTACAAGAAAAAGATACTGTACAAACAGAAAATCCAAAATTAACGAAGGAGTGA
- a CDS encoding antibiotic biosynthesis monooxygenase, translating into MFIETKTITVKEGTSDLVVQHFTGEGIIEKFEGFIDLSVLVKKVRRGDEEVVVLIRWKSEDAWKNWETSEEHLAGHRESRGKPKPDHIIKAEHAVYYVKSSKAAYQQS; encoded by the coding sequence ATGTTTATCGAAACAAAAACGATTACAGTGAAAGAGGGTACTTCAGATCTTGTTGTTCAACATTTTACTGGAGAAGGCATCATTGAAAAATTTGAGGGTTTTATCGACTTAAGTGTTCTGGTTAAAAAGGTGAGAAGAGGGGACGAAGAAGTCGTTGTACTGATTCGCTGGAAATCTGAAGATGCATGGAAAAACTGGGAGACAAGTGAAGAGCATTTAGCTGGACATAGAGAAAGTCGCGGGAAACCAAAACCAGATCATATTATTAAAGCAGAGCATGCTGTGTATTATGTGAAATCATCGAAGGCTGCTTATCAGCAGTCTTAA
- a CDS encoding GNAT family N-acetyltransferase yields MIRFIMERDAESFLELCEKIDGETEFMLFEEGERATTIEQQQNFINKISQSPNSAIFVAEIENKLVGYLMAIGSKPKRIRHSVYIVAGVADENSGKGIGTQLFKELENWAKTIGVIRLELTVRINNTSAISLYKKLGYEIEGIKRASCIIDGNLVDSYYMSKILKYI; encoded by the coding sequence ATGATTCGATTCATTATGGAAAGAGATGCAGAATCCTTTTTAGAATTATGCGAAAAAATTGATGGAGAAACGGAATTTATGTTATTTGAGGAAGGGGAAAGAGCTACTACAATTGAACAACAACAAAATTTTATCAACAAAATATCTCAATCTCCTAATTCAGCTATTTTTGTTGCTGAGATTGAAAATAAATTAGTAGGATATTTGATGGCAATTGGTAGTAAACCTAAAAGAATTAGACATAGTGTTTATATTGTTGCTGGTGTAGCAGATGAAAATAGCGGAAAAGGAATTGGGACCCAGTTATTTAAAGAACTTGAAAACTGGGCAAAAACTATTGGTGTAATTAGATTAGAGTTGACGGTAAGGATAAATAATACATCAGCAATTTCTTTATATAAGAAACTGGGTTATGAGATTGAGGGGATAAAAAGAGCTTCTTGTATTATTGATGGAAACTTAGTTGATAGTTATTATATGTCTAAGATTTTGAAATACATCTAA
- a CDS encoding MFS transporter has translation MGRNILKNRSFFFMWIGSAISELGGAFGTLCNSILIYQLTGSKMALGSMWLLYFIPSLLLQLVIGPFIDKWSRKWIMIISQWVRGLAFLLPLLMMAAGSIEAWHIFVVQIIVGLITPLYVPANQAITPTIVSKEELQTANAYVDGMVRLMMFLAPVLGGVVVEFIGVKLTLFFVCLFLFISGILLLFIQEHRVTQTVRKSWFKQSIEGFTYYFKQPTIVWLGVFLTFIQFGVGVTMVINLPYIIDELSASYADYGYFMAGFPLGYVIGSILVGKVQYHSRRLLMLGALLIGGLTYISLGFNHSISLAVLIEVIAGVCMAFFNVHNTTICQQTVPNDMMGKVFSVRLFLIRGAMPLGVLIGGVLSEMWGVRALYVLIGSIICVTSLAGILFPYFKFLDESIQEKSA, from the coding sequence ATGGGGAGAAATATTTTAAAAAATCGTTCGTTTTTCTTTATGTGGATTGGTAGCGCGATTTCTGAATTAGGCGGTGCATTTGGTACGCTATGTAATTCCATTCTTATTTATCAATTAACAGGTTCGAAAATGGCCTTAGGAAGTATGTGGCTACTTTACTTTATCCCATCGCTTCTCTTGCAACTTGTCATTGGTCCTTTCATTGATAAGTGGAGCCGGAAGTGGATCATGATTATATCTCAGTGGGTACGTGGACTTGCTTTTTTACTGCCTCTATTAATGATGGCTGCTGGAAGTATAGAGGCGTGGCATATTTTTGTTGTACAAATCATAGTTGGTCTTATCACACCGCTTTATGTACCAGCAAATCAAGCAATTACACCGACAATTGTATCTAAGGAAGAACTACAAACAGCGAATGCCTATGTTGATGGAATGGTTCGTCTTATGATGTTTTTAGCCCCTGTATTAGGGGGAGTTGTTGTTGAGTTTATAGGAGTAAAGCTAACTTTATTTTTCGTTTGTTTATTTCTATTTATAAGTGGTATTTTACTATTATTTATCCAGGAGCATAGAGTGACTCAAACAGTTCGTAAAAGTTGGTTCAAACAATCTATTGAAGGATTCACCTATTATTTCAAACAACCTACTATCGTTTGGTTAGGTGTTTTTCTCACATTTATTCAATTTGGAGTAGGTGTAACTATGGTTATTAATCTTCCATATATAATAGATGAGCTTTCGGCAAGTTATGCTGATTATGGATATTTTATGGCAGGATTTCCCCTTGGATATGTAATTGGCTCTATACTTGTTGGAAAAGTGCAGTACCATAGTCGGCGTCTTCTCATGCTTGGGGCGTTATTAATAGGAGGATTAACATATATTTCACTAGGCTTCAATCACAGTATCTCTTTAGCAGTTCTCATTGAAGTTATAGCGGGCGTATGTATGGCGTTTTTTAATGTTCATAATACGACAATATGCCAGCAAACTGTGCCAAATGATATGATGGGAAAGGTATTTTCGGTACGTTTATTTTTAATAAGAGGTGCGATGCCACTAGGTGTTTTAATTGGAGGAGTATTGAGTGAAATGTGGGGAGTGAGGGCGTTATATGTATTAATTGGATCTATCATATGTGTAACTTCTTTAGCTGGAATACTGTTTCCATACTTTAAATTCCTTGATGAATCTATTCAAGAAAAATCAGCTTAA